The Candidatus Omnitrophota bacterium genome includes the window CCCCACGAGGCGCACAGCAAAGAGCCGGGCGACCAACTTCCCGAAACCAAGTTCCGCTTTGACTTCATGTTGAGCAATCCGCCCTTCGGCGTCACATGGGGTGGCAAAGACGGCTACGAGAAGGAAGCACGGAAACTGGAGAAGACCAGATACCAAGCCGGCATGCCGCGCGTGAATGACGGCGCGCTGCTGTTCTTGCAGACCATGCTGAGCAAGATGCAAACGCCGGAGAAGGGCGGCAGTCACCTTGCCATCATCTTCAATGGTTCTCCGCTCTCGAATGGCGACTGCGGCTCAGGCGAGAGCGAAATCCGCCGCTGGATTTTGGAGAATGACTGGCTCGACGCCATCGTCATGCTGCCCGACCAGCTTTTCTACAACACCGGCATCTTCACCTATATCTGGCTGCTGCGAAACGAAAAGCCCGCCAGCCATCGCGGGCGCGTGATGCTCATCGACGCCCGCCAGCAATTCGAGAAAGAGCCGAAATCCTTCGGGAACAAGCGCAACCGGATGACGGACGCTCATCGGCAATGGATCGAGGAGCGTTACCACAAGGGCTGGAAGCCCAGTTTTGAAGATGAGCATGTGAAGCTTTTCCGCGAGAAGGACTTCGCGTTCCATAAGGTCAAGGTCGTCTTCTGGCAGACCGACGAGCACGATCAGCCGGCCGTCATCACCGAGCGCTACGAGAAGACGTTCACCACCGCCAGCCTCGCCAAGGAGCAGTCGTTCCATGACAGCGACTTGACCTTCCGCGTGACAGTGAAGGCTGCCGGGGCCGAAAAGACTGTGGAGTTCGTCCTCAAGCCGAAGGACAGTGCCGCGAAGAAGTTCAAGGCGGCCTTGGGAGATCGTCCGGAAATTCTTTCCGTCGAATGGACGCATCGGCACTATGTTCAGGATGATGAATATATCCCGCACGGTGAAGATATCGAGGCGTTCCTGAAACGGGAAATCGCCAAGCCCATCATCCGTTGGGAAGACAGCCCCCAGCTCGGCTATGAAATCCTACCGAACAAATACTTCTACCGCTACCAGCCGCCCACGCCCGCGAAGGACTTGCTGGTGGAGTTCTGGCGGCTGGAGAAAGAGGCGGAGAAGATGTTGGAGGG containing:
- a CDS encoding N-6 DNA methylase — its product is PHEAHSKEPGDQLPETKFRFDFMLSNPPFGVTWGGKDGYEKEARKLEKTRYQAGMPRVNDGALLFLQTMLSKMQTPEKGGSHLAIIFNGSPLSNGDCGSGESEIRRWILENDWLDAIVMLPDQLFYNTGIFTYIWLLRNEKPASHRGRVMLIDARQQFEKEPKSFGNKRNRMTDAHRQWIEERYHKGWKPSFEDEHVKLFREKDFAFHKVKVVFWQTDEHDQPAVITERYEKTFTTASLAKEQSFHDSDLTFRVTVKAAGAEKTVEFVLKPKDSAAKKFKAALGDRPEILSVEWTHRHYVQDDEYIPHGEDIEAFLKREIAKPIIRWEDSPQLGYEILPNKYFYRYQPPTPAKDLLVEFWRLEKEAEKMLEGLAS